In one window of Thermodesulfobacteriota bacterium DNA:
- a CDS encoding TetR/AcrR family transcriptional regulator, producing the protein MAEPNRNTFSPDKYHLILEAAISVIAREGFSNSTVSKIARAAGVADGTIYLYFKNKNDILLHFFTYKTRLVFDEFRKEVDKGRDARTKLSNLIRAHLREFQKDRNMAEVFQAEARQIRYFETHIKDITHMYFDLVGEIVLLGQKEGIFRADMELNLVKRFILGAVDEVINNWLHTTDTYDLESKADGLVELFLHGIGGTKDRTKRGNA; encoded by the coding sequence ATGGCTGAACCCAACAGAAATACGTTTAGTCCGGATAAATACCACCTGATTCTGGAGGCGGCCATCAGCGTCATCGCCCGGGAGGGGTTTTCCAACTCCACGGTTTCCAAGATCGCCCGGGCGGCCGGCGTGGCCGACGGCACTATTTATCTTTATTTTAAAAATAAAAATGATATTCTTCTTCATTTTTTTACCTACAAAACCCGGCTGGTATTTGACGAGTTCCGCAAGGAGGTGGACAAAGGCCGGGATGCCCGGACCAAGCTGTCCAATCTGATCCGGGCGCATCTGCGGGAGTTCCAGAAAGACCGGAACATGGCCGAGGTTTTCCAGGCCGAGGCCCGCCAGATCCGCTACTTTGAAACGCATATCAAGGACATCACCCACATGTATTTCGACCTGGTGGGCGAGATCGTCCTGTTGGGCCAGAAAGAGGGTATTTTCCGGGCCGACATGGAACTGAACCTGGTCAAGCGTTTCATCCTGGGCGCGGTGGACGAGGTGATCAATAACTGGCTGCATACCACCGATACCTATGATCTGGAATCCAAGGCGGACGGGCTGGTGGAGTTGTTTCTCCACGGCATCGGCGGCACTAAAGATAGAACCAAGCGAGGAAACGCATAA
- a CDS encoding type II toxin-antitoxin system RelE/ParE family toxin has translation MKINFLEIARIELDEAIEYYNYEVPGLGDAFLTEVLKTLDRIGQFPEAWPPCSTRTRRCLTRRFPYGVIYQVRQQEILIVAVANLHRKPDYWKDRL, from the coding sequence ATGAAAATCAATTTTCTGGAGATCGCCCGGATTGAGCTGGATGAGGCCATCGAGTATTACAATTACGAGGTCCCCGGCCTTGGCGATGCCTTTCTGACCGAAGTGTTGAAAACCCTGGACAGGATCGGTCAATTTCCCGAAGCGTGGCCTCCCTGTTCAACACGGACCAGGCGCTGCCTGACTCGTCGGTTTCCATACGGGGTTATATACCAAGTACGGCAACAGGAGATTCTGATTGTGGCGGTCGCCAATCTCCACAGAAAACCCGACTATTGGAAGGATCGATTGTAA
- a CDS encoding addiction module protein: MNSTDNILKEALALKPSEKALLIDKLISTLDRPDQQIDELWAEEVEGRIDAYEQGKLKSLSLEEILQKYR; encoded by the coding sequence ATGAATTCCACGGACAATATCCTTAAAGAAGCGTTGGCGCTTAAACCATCAGAGAAGGCACTCCTCATCGATAAGCTGATATCCACCCTTGATAGACCGGATCAGCAAATTGACGAATTGTGGGCGGAAGAAGTCGAGGGCCGGATTGACGCCTACGAACAGGGAAAGCTCAAGTCATTGTCTTTAGAAGAAATCCTTCAAAAATACAGATAG
- a CDS encoding plasmid pRiA4b ORF-3 family protein, giving the protein MKIYQFRVSIIGIPNLYRIIEASENCTFDDLHTAIFQAFDRYDHHLYSFFITRKDTQDRRSIYDAPEITHPMAIEDILGSGKRKKSTANTKIGDVGLNEKDVFHYWFDFGDDWWHRIKVQNISETKSGKKHMALIKAVGESPPQYPNYDDEDYEEEDE; this is encoded by the coding sequence ATGAAAATATACCAGTTCAGGGTTTCTATAATCGGGATACCCAATCTGTATCGGATAATTGAGGCATCCGAGAACTGCACTTTTGATGATCTTCATACTGCGATCTTCCAGGCATTTGACCGGTACGATCATCACCTTTATTCCTTTTTCATCACGCGCAAAGACACGCAAGATCGACGTAGCATATATGATGCGCCGGAAATAACGCATCCCATGGCCATAGAGGATATACTGGGCTCGGGAAAAAGGAAAAAATCTACAGCCAATACCAAAATTGGTGATGTCGGCTTGAACGAAAAGGATGTTTTCCACTATTGGTTTGATTTTGGGGATGATTGGTGGCATCGGATTAAAGTCCAAAACATTAGCGAAACAAAGTCTGGGAAAAAACACATGGCATTGATCAAGGCCGTTGGAGAATCTCCGCCGCAATATCCGAACTATGATGATGAGGACTATGAAGAAGAAGATGAATGA